A genomic window from Thioalkalivibrio sp. ALJ12 includes:
- a CDS encoding ABC transporter permease, with protein sequence MNREATMNELNPALERMIPFLRLADQVRRRVQYPAVGIAGLFALWWWGGWLIANNEDTMAFASFAPGPTLTAFWDLVSSGNVWKPIESSLYRVGWGLFYAIAIGVPMGVMIGYFLTLKQITHVPFQFLRMISPLAWMPIAVLAFATWDGAIIFLIAIAAIWPITYATAHGVQRIDPMWLKVGSNLGANPIHTLRYIVMPAIAQDVFAGIRLAVGVAWIVLVPAEYLGVTSGLGYAINDARDTLEYDKLAAFVLVIGIIGYMLDAICVRLIKRSSYHAES encoded by the coding sequence ATGAACCGCGAAGCCACGATGAACGAGCTGAACCCGGCCCTGGAACGGATGATCCCGTTCCTGCGGCTGGCGGATCAGGTCCGGCGCCGGGTGCAATACCCGGCGGTGGGCATCGCCGGGCTTTTCGCCCTGTGGTGGTGGGGCGGCTGGCTGATCGCCAATAACGAGGACACGATGGCGTTCGCCAGCTTTGCCCCCGGCCCGACTCTCACGGCGTTCTGGGACCTGGTCAGCTCCGGCAACGTCTGGAAACCGATCGAGTCCAGCCTGTACCGCGTGGGCTGGGGCCTGTTCTATGCCATCGCGATCGGCGTGCCGATGGGCGTGATGATCGGCTACTTCCTGACGCTGAAGCAGATCACCCATGTGCCATTCCAGTTCCTGCGCATGATCTCGCCGCTGGCCTGGATGCCGATTGCGGTGCTGGCCTTCGCCACCTGGGACGGGGCGATCATCTTCCTGATCGCGATCGCCGCGATTTGGCCGATCACCTATGCCACGGCCCATGGCGTCCAGCGCATCGACCCGATGTGGCTGAAGGTGGGCTCCAACCTCGGGGCCAACCCGATCCACACCCTGCGCTACATCGTGATGCCCGCGATCGCCCAGGATGTGTTTGCCGGCATCCGCCTGGCGGTAGGTGTGGCCTGGATCGTGCTGGTTCCCGCCGAGTACCTCGGTGTCACCTCCGGGCTGGGCTATGCGATCAACGATGCCCGCGACACGCTGGAGTACGACAAGCTCGCAGCCTTCGTGCTGGTGATCGGCATCATCGGCTACATGCTCGACGCGATCTGCGTGCGCCTGATCAAGCGCAGCAGCTACCACGCCGAGAGCTAG
- a CDS encoding bifunctional diguanylate cyclase/phosphodiesterase — protein MFWPRPLLSSLLALLTAVAPALAITDTPDVHTIGVLAFEDLEATEARWQPTADYLSESISDAAFRIRALDYADLNRAVESGELDFVLTNTGHYVRLEAQQGITRLATLIGSEQGQPVRQFGGVVLVPAGREDLQTLPDLRGQRLLAVDQDSLGGWQAGHFELHRAGIDPFEDLESLTFTGMPHRLVIDALLAGEADAGMVRTGLLESLIEAGEIPSDALRVLQPRETAEFPLAHTTRLYPEWPFSRLDHTPDAIAEAVTIALLRLPADHLAASAGGYHGWSAPLSYTPVHQLFETLGLPPYEPTLVLDLRALLEARPEIPLGFLLALLLLSTLAVVHYRRLNAQLALEVDQRREAESRLRAHEARLAYQAGHDPLTGLPNRVLLHQRLDSAMAEARHQKDRIAVLFMDLDRFKTINDSLGHAVGDELLQILGERLKERFRAQTVARIGGDEFIVVLDDIRDRPDVEARARELLELIAESFAVGGWRDLQVGASIGISLFPDHARDAGELITQADAAMYEAKDAGRNTFRFYSHSMTEAASRRLEIENRLRRALAQDELEVFYQPQVRMATGRITGVEALVRWRDPEEGLISPNVFIPVAEETGLIGAVGDFVLEQACRQVIEWDRSGHPPLEVSVNLSGHQIAAPGLPRRIRQVLRNTGLEPRRLTLEITESTLMHQAEATRGTLEQLKSLGVLLAIDDFGTGYSSLAYLKEFAIDILKIDQTFVRDLPEDRNDVELTMAIISMAHNLGLDVLAEGVETEAQRSFLASQGCDAWQGYLTTPPVPPERVIELVQSNHPSSARQTGS, from the coding sequence ATGTTCTGGCCACGACCCCTGCTCTCCTCGCTGCTGGCGCTGCTGACCGCTGTTGCGCCCGCCCTGGCCATCACCGATACGCCCGACGTGCATACGATCGGGGTCCTCGCCTTCGAAGACCTCGAGGCCACCGAGGCGCGCTGGCAACCCACGGCCGACTATCTAAGCGAAAGCATCTCCGACGCCGCGTTCCGGATCCGTGCGCTCGACTACGCTGACCTCAATCGCGCCGTCGAATCGGGGGAGCTGGACTTCGTACTGACCAACACCGGACACTACGTGCGGCTGGAGGCGCAGCAGGGCATTACCCGGCTGGCCACTCTCATCGGGAGCGAGCAGGGCCAACCGGTCCGCCAGTTCGGCGGCGTGGTCCTGGTACCCGCCGGGCGCGAAGACCTGCAGACCCTGCCCGACCTGCGTGGCCAGCGCCTGCTCGCCGTAGACCAGGACTCGCTGGGGGGGTGGCAGGCCGGCCATTTCGAACTGCATCGCGCCGGGATCGACCCGTTCGAGGATCTCGAATCGCTCACCTTCACCGGGATGCCGCACCGCCTGGTGATCGACGCCCTGCTTGCCGGCGAGGCCGACGCCGGGATGGTCCGTACCGGGCTGCTGGAATCGCTGATAGAAGCGGGCGAGATCCCCTCGGATGCCCTTCGAGTACTGCAGCCGCGCGAAACCGCCGAATTCCCGCTGGCCCACACGACCCGGCTGTACCCGGAATGGCCCTTCTCGCGTCTGGACCACACCCCCGATGCAATCGCGGAGGCGGTCACCATCGCCCTGCTGCGCCTGCCGGCCGATCACCTCGCGGCCAGCGCAGGCGGCTACCACGGCTGGTCGGCCCCCCTGTCCTACACCCCGGTGCACCAGTTGTTCGAGACGCTGGGCCTGCCGCCCTACGAACCGACGCTAGTGCTGGATCTCCGCGCGCTCCTGGAGGCCCGCCCGGAGATCCCGCTGGGGTTTCTGCTGGCCCTGCTGCTGCTTTCGACGCTGGCCGTGGTGCATTACCGCCGGCTGAACGCCCAGTTGGCCCTGGAAGTTGACCAGCGGCGCGAGGCGGAATCGCGCCTGCGCGCGCACGAGGCGCGCCTGGCCTATCAGGCCGGCCACGACCCGCTGACCGGGCTGCCCAACCGCGTATTGCTGCACCAGCGGCTGGACAGCGCCATGGCCGAGGCCCGGCACCAGAAGGACCGAATAGCAGTGCTGTTCATGGATCTTGACCGCTTCAAGACCATCAACGACAGCCTGGGCCACGCGGTCGGGGACGAGCTGTTGCAAATCCTCGGAGAGCGCCTGAAAGAGCGCTTCCGGGCCCAGACCGTGGCACGCATCGGCGGGGACGAATTCATCGTGGTGCTCGATGACATCCGCGACCGGCCCGATGTCGAGGCACGCGCCCGCGAACTGCTGGAGCTGATCGCGGAGTCCTTCGCGGTCGGGGGCTGGCGCGACCTGCAGGTGGGCGCGAGCATCGGCATCTCGCTTTTCCCCGACCATGCCAGGGATGCCGGAGAGCTGATCACTCAGGCGGATGCGGCGATGTACGAGGCGAAGGATGCCGGCCGCAATACGTTCCGCTTCTACAGCCATTCGATGACCGAGGCGGCGAGCCGCCGCCTGGAGATCGAGAACCGCCTCCGCCGGGCCCTGGCGCAGGACGAGCTCGAGGTCTTCTATCAGCCACAGGTACGGATGGCCACCGGCCGCATCACTGGGGTCGAGGCCCTGGTGCGCTGGCGCGACCCGGAAGAAGGCCTGATCTCTCCGAACGTGTTCATCCCGGTCGCGGAAGAGACCGGCCTGATCGGGGCGGTCGGCGACTTCGTGCTGGAGCAGGCCTGCCGCCAGGTGATCGAGTGGGACCGCTCCGGACACCCTCCGCTCGAGGTCTCGGTCAACCTGTCCGGACACCAGATCGCCGCGCCCGGCCTGCCGCGCCGGATTCGTCAGGTACTGCGCAACACGGGCCTGGAACCACGCCGTCTGACCCTCGAGATTACCGAGAGCACCCTGATGCACCAGGCCGAGGCCACCCGCGGCACACTGGAACAACTGAAATCCCTTGGCGTATTGCTGGCGATCGACGACTTCGGCACTGGATATTCGTCGCTTGCCTACCTGAAGGAGTTCGCGATCGACATCCTGAAGATCGACCAGACGTTCGTGCGCGACCTGCCGGAGGACCGCAACGACGTGGAACTGACCATGGCGATCATCAGCATGGCCCACAACCTGGGGCTGGACGTGCTGGCGGAAGGCGTGGAGACCGAGGCCCAGCGGAGCTTTCTCGCCTCGCAGGGCTGCGATGCCTGGCAGGGCTACCTGACCACGCCCCCCGTGCCCCCCGAGCGAGTGATCGAGCTGGTGCAGTCCAACCACCCTTCGAGCGCCCGCCAAACCGGAAGCTGA
- a CDS encoding ABC transporter substrate-binding protein — MPTKSLSDPFDANSDLRHDSACRHGHHGPGQCSCFDTADPNLERRMDNGEFATTEPHHAEHKAQDTLDEEALIDRAVESAVVRGMFGHNEINRRRFLQMLGGGTLAAALGSVMPLDKVKAAIKDGGPLEKTKLRIGFVPITCATPIIMAHPMGFYERYGLDVDVINTAGWAVARDMSLSGEYDASHMLSPMPLSLTLGTSSSSREHFIMPAIENINGQAITLHNKHKDKRDPKDWKGFRFAVPFEYSMHNFLLRYLVAEHGLDPDQDISIRVIPPPEMVANLRAENIDGYLAPDPFNQRAVWDEIGFIHMLTKEIWDGHPCCAFACSAAWAEEHPNTFGALFRSLIDATQYSSDIENRAEIAKVISPRAYLNQPEPVVRQVLTGRYADGLGNVQDDPHRIDFDPFPWHSMATWILTQMKRWGYVSRDFDYNRLAEDVFLASECAEVMKELGYEPPSDTYKNFEIMGKVFDYTDPEGYLESFEMRRS, encoded by the coding sequence ATGCCGACCAAGAGCCTAAGCGACCCGTTTGACGCCAATTCGGACCTGCGCCACGACAGCGCCTGCCGCCACGGCCACCACGGCCCAGGTCAGTGCAGCTGCTTCGACACGGCCGACCCCAACCTCGAACGCCGAATGGACAACGGCGAATTCGCCACGACCGAGCCGCACCATGCGGAGCACAAGGCCCAGGACACGCTGGACGAAGAGGCCCTGATCGACCGCGCGGTCGAGAGCGCGGTAGTGCGCGGCATGTTCGGCCACAACGAGATCAATCGTCGGCGTTTCCTGCAGATGCTGGGTGGCGGCACCCTGGCCGCGGCGCTGGGTTCGGTCATGCCGCTGGACAAGGTGAAGGCCGCGATCAAGGACGGCGGGCCGCTGGAGAAGACCAAGCTGCGCATCGGCTTCGTGCCGATCACCTGCGCCACGCCGATCATCATGGCCCACCCGATGGGCTTCTACGAGCGCTATGGCCTGGATGTCGACGTGATCAACACGGCGGGCTGGGCGGTCGCGCGCGACATGTCCCTCTCGGGTGAATACGACGCCTCGCACATGCTCTCGCCGATGCCGCTCTCGCTGACGCTGGGCACCAGTTCCTCCAGTCGCGAGCATTTCATCATGCCGGCGATCGAGAACATCAACGGCCAGGCAATCACGCTGCACAACAAGCACAAAGACAAGCGCGATCCCAAGGACTGGAAGGGCTTCCGCTTCGCGGTACCGTTCGAGTATTCGATGCACAACTTCCTGCTGCGCTACCTGGTCGCGGAACACGGCCTGGACCCGGATCAGGACATCAGCATTCGCGTGATCCCGCCGCCGGAGATGGTCGCCAACCTGCGCGCCGAGAACATCGATGGCTACTTGGCCCCCGACCCGTTCAACCAGCGCGCGGTCTGGGACGAGATCGGCTTCATTCACATGCTGACCAAAGAGATTTGGGACGGTCATCCCTGCTGCGCCTTCGCCTGCTCCGCGGCCTGGGCCGAGGAACACCCGAACACCTTCGGGGCACTGTTCCGCTCGCTGATCGATGCCACCCAGTACTCGTCCGACATCGAGAACCGGGCCGAGATCGCCAAGGTCATTTCGCCCCGTGCCTATCTGAACCAGCCGGAGCCGGTGGTGCGCCAGGTCCTGACCGGCCGCTACGCCGACGGCCTGGGCAACGTGCAGGACGACCCGCACCGGATCGACTTCGACCCGTTCCCCTGGCATTCGATGGCCACCTGGATCCTCACGCAGATGAAGCGCTGGGGCTATGTGAGTCGCGACTTCGACTACAACCGGCTCGCCGAGGATGTCTTCCTCGCCAGCGAGTGTGCCGAGGTGATGAAAGAGCTGGGCTACGAACCGCCGAGCGACACTTACAAGAACTTCGAGATCATGGGGAAGGTGTTCGACTACACCGACCCGGAAGGCTATCTCGAAAGCTTCGAAATGCGCAGGAGCTAA
- a CDS encoding sigma-54-dependent Fis family transcriptional regulator → MALHSLSEPAAPDLATREQEITLLLEVAKLMGRSGDPDAAIYRILGMMSQLLGLNRGRVLLPDPDTGKLRIRHAYGLTDAERERGRYSLGEGVTGRVMKTSQIALIQDIDNEPEYLARAIDRATLPQETVAYIAVPIVQDEHAIGVLGVHRLRRRSRQFQDDLNVLRVIASMIGQVLRINQLIAERTAELVSENRYLKSALDTQGGQYGILGESPALKHVLKQVHRIADTQATVLITGDSGTGKEKVARMIHRISQRNARPFISLNCAAIPADLLESELFGHEKGAFTGASSAKTGKIALADGGTLFLDEIGDMPEALQSKILRVLQERVVQPIGGNRDIPVDVRIVAATHKNLQAAVNAGEFRLDLFYRLNVIPLHMPALRDRASDIRLLTRHFLDRFTHLHGWNVVLDERVLERLEAFDWPGNIRQLENVLERAVLLSSDGRITTALIDEILHEESRISPHEPTRTPAEAAAPPAVNPAPLAPNDDAQRTSVVRPYQRVHASEAERLLRAIEESSGNKTRAALGLGLTPRQLRYRLKKLGIEVT, encoded by the coding sequence ATGGCACTGCACTCGCTTTCCGAACCGGCTGCACCCGACCTGGCCACCCGCGAACAGGAGATCACCCTGTTGCTGGAGGTGGCCAAGCTGATGGGCCGTTCGGGCGATCCCGACGCCGCGATCTACCGCATCCTCGGGATGATGTCGCAATTGCTGGGGCTGAACCGGGGCCGCGTACTGCTGCCGGACCCGGACACCGGCAAGCTCCGTATCCGCCATGCCTACGGGCTCACCGATGCCGAGCGCGAACGGGGTCGCTACAGCCTCGGCGAGGGTGTGACCGGGCGCGTGATGAAGACCAGCCAGATCGCGCTGATCCAGGATATCGACAACGAGCCGGAGTACCTGGCCCGCGCGATCGACCGCGCCACCCTGCCGCAGGAGACGGTCGCCTATATCGCCGTACCCATCGTGCAAGACGAACACGCGATCGGTGTACTCGGCGTGCACCGCCTGCGCCGACGCTCGCGCCAGTTCCAGGACGACCTGAACGTGCTGCGCGTGATCGCCAGCATGATCGGCCAGGTCCTGCGCATTAATCAGCTGATCGCCGAGCGCACCGCCGAACTGGTATCGGAAAACCGTTACCTCAAAAGCGCGCTGGATACCCAGGGCGGGCAGTACGGCATCCTCGGCGAGAGCCCCGCCCTCAAGCATGTGCTCAAGCAGGTCCACCGCATTGCGGATACCCAGGCCACGGTCCTGATCACAGGGGACTCGGGGACGGGGAAGGAGAAGGTCGCGCGCATGATCCACCGGATCAGCCAGCGCAACGCCCGCCCTTTCATATCGCTTAACTGCGCGGCCATCCCGGCCGACCTGCTGGAGTCGGAGCTGTTCGGCCACGAAAAGGGGGCATTCACCGGTGCCAGCAGCGCCAAGACCGGGAAGATCGCGCTGGCCGACGGCGGCACGCTGTTCCTCGACGAAATCGGCGACATGCCGGAGGCGTTGCAGTCGAAGATCCTGCGCGTGCTGCAGGAGCGCGTGGTCCAGCCTATCGGGGGCAATCGTGACATCCCGGTGGACGTGCGCATCGTGGCCGCCACCCACAAGAACTTGCAGGCGGCCGTCAACGCGGGCGAATTCCGGCTCGACCTGTTCTACCGTCTGAACGTGATCCCGCTCCACATGCCCGCCCTGCGCGACCGTGCCAGCGACATCCGCCTGCTGACACGGCACTTCCTCGACCGCTTCACCCATCTGCACGGCTGGAACGTGGTGCTGGACGAACGCGTGCTGGAACGGCTTGAGGCCTTCGACTGGCCGGGCAACATCCGTCAACTGGAGAACGTGCTGGAACGCGCCGTTCTACTCTCCAGCGACGGCCGCATCACGACGGCACTGATCGACGAGATCCTGCACGAGGAATCGCGCATCAGCCCCCACGAGCCCACTCGAACCCCCGCCGAGGCGGCTGCCCCGCCAGCGGTCAATCCCGCACCCCTGGCGCCCAACGATGACGCACAGCGCACCAGCGTGGTGCGTCCCTACCAGCGTGTCCATGCATCCGAGGCCGAGCGTCTGCTGCGCGCCATCGAGGAATCCAGCGGCAACAAGACGCGGGCCGCACTCGGCCTGGGGCTGACCCCGCGCCAGCTACGCTACCGCCTGAAAAAACTCGGCATAGAAGTCACTTAG
- a CDS encoding ABC transporter ATP-binding protein: MSKGFLEIENLSQRFPQPDSDDLMTVFEGVDLEIQKGEFVCLIGHSGCGKSTILNVLAGLASPTDGNVIMDNKEIKGPSLDQGVIFQNHSLLPWLSARDNVMFAVRARWPNWSKQKRLEHAERYLKMVGLDHAMDRKPSQLSGGMRQRVGIARAFAIEPKLLLMDEPFGALDALTRGVIQEELLKIWQETHQTVFMITHDVDEAILLADRVLLMTNGPHAKVAESVKIDIPRPRERATLHQHEHYYKIRNHLVDFLVHRAKDMSLEAQQEAAQGMDPRHEPRHVNPAKPSESAAPQERAAIRAV; encoded by the coding sequence ATGAGCAAGGGCTTCCTCGAAATCGAGAATCTGAGCCAACGCTTCCCGCAGCCCGACTCGGACGACCTGATGACGGTCTTCGAGGGGGTGGATCTGGAGATCCAGAAAGGCGAGTTCGTCTGCCTGATCGGCCACTCCGGCTGCGGCAAATCCACCATCCTGAACGTGCTCGCCGGCCTGGCCTCGCCCACCGACGGCAACGTGATCATGGACAACAAGGAGATCAAGGGTCCGAGCCTCGATCAGGGCGTGATCTTCCAGAACCACAGCCTTCTGCCCTGGCTGTCGGCGCGCGACAACGTAATGTTCGCGGTGCGCGCCCGCTGGCCCAACTGGAGCAAGCAGAAGCGTCTGGAACATGCCGAGCGTTATCTGAAGATGGTCGGGCTGGATCACGCGATGGACCGCAAGCCGTCGCAGCTCTCCGGCGGCATGCGCCAGCGCGTCGGCATCGCCCGCGCCTTTGCGATCGAGCCGAAGCTGCTGCTGATGGACGAGCCGTTCGGGGCACTCGATGCCCTGACCCGCGGCGTGATCCAGGAGGAGCTGCTGAAGATCTGGCAGGAGACCCACCAGACGGTATTCATGATCACGCATGACGTCGACGAGGCCATCCTGCTGGCCGACCGCGTGCTGCTGATGACCAACGGCCCGCACGCCAAGGTCGCGGAGTCGGTGAAGATCGACATCCCGCGTCCCCGCGAGCGCGCCACGCTCCACCAGCACGAGCACTACTACAAGATCCGCAATCACCTGGTGGACTTCCTCGTACACCGCGCGAAGGACATGTCCCTGGAGGCCCAGCAGGAAGCCGCTCAGGGTATGGATCCGCGCCACGAGCCACGCCATGTCAATCCGGCGAAGCCCTCGGAGTCCGCCGCGCCGCAGGAGCGGGCCGCGATCCGGGCCGTTTGA
- the cynS gene encoding cyanase, protein MSLSKTAMTTTILEAKENRGSTWAAIAAATGLHEVYVTSACYGMNHLEADQAEKLASFLGLGPEVAQALQAFPHKHWDKTIPTDPVLYRFYEAINVYGDTMKALIHEKFGDGIMSAIDFTMDIDKVEDPKGDRVKITWNGKFLPYKSW, encoded by the coding sequence ATGAGTCTCAGCAAGACCGCCATGACCACCACCATCCTCGAGGCCAAGGAGAACCGCGGTAGCACCTGGGCCGCGATCGCCGCCGCCACCGGGCTGCACGAGGTCTACGTGACCTCTGCCTGCTACGGCATGAATCACCTCGAGGCGGACCAGGCCGAGAAACTGGCGAGCTTCCTCGGCCTCGGGCCCGAGGTTGCCCAGGCGCTGCAGGCCTTCCCGCACAAGCACTGGGACAAGACCATCCCGACAGACCCGGTGCTCTACCGCTTCTACGAGGCGATCAACGTCTATGGCGACACCATGAAGGCGCTGATCCACGAGAAGTTCGGCGACGGCATCATGAGCGCGATCGACTTCACCATGGATATCGACAAGGTCGAGGACCCGAAGGGCGACCGCGTCAAGATCACCTGGAACGGAAAATTCCTGCCCTACAAGAGCTGGTAG
- a CDS encoding ABC transporter substrate-binding protein, with the protein MCNCDHHHDIDRELDQLLSTNFSRRNFLRTAAVGGLAGTGLALPGSLFGAEPDGLEEPEGITRDFDGVVRIGYIPITDAAALLVAHSEGYFEDEGLEVADPTLIRGWSPLIESFAANRFNLVHLLKPIPLWMRYQNDFPVKIMSWAHINGSAVVTGRHVEVNDFSDLGGKSVAVPYWYSMHNVVMQMALRDAGLTPVIRDQGAALESHEVNLMLMPPPDMPPALAARSIDAFIVAEPFNAAGEMLAHGNLLRFTGDIWKNHPCCVICMNERLTNREPEWTQKVMNAVVRAQGTIQEDKKAVATLLSRDGKGYLPMPAGVVERAMTNYTNDSTYTDSGAIRNADWGNGRIDFSPWPYPSATKYLVSAMNETLVGGDTTFLQDLDPDFVTEDLVNYEFVKKAMEKHTAWHGAPGVNLDSPFEREEVIAL; encoded by the coding sequence ATGTGCAACTGCGACCACCACCACGACATCGACCGCGAGCTCGACCAGCTGCTGTCGACCAATTTCTCGCGACGCAACTTCCTGCGCACCGCCGCCGTCGGCGGCCTGGCCGGCACCGGTCTCGCCCTGCCGGGGTCGCTGTTCGGCGCCGAGCCGGATGGCCTGGAAGAGCCCGAAGGGATCACCCGTGACTTCGACGGCGTGGTGCGGATCGGCTACATCCCGATCACCGATGCCGCCGCGCTGCTGGTGGCCCACTCCGAGGGCTATTTCGAGGACGAGGGCCTGGAGGTCGCCGATCCGACGCTGATCCGGGGCTGGTCGCCGCTGATCGAGTCCTTCGCGGCCAACCGCTTCAACCTCGTGCATCTTTTGAAGCCCATCCCCCTGTGGATGCGCTATCAGAACGATTTCCCGGTCAAGATCATGTCCTGGGCCCATATCAACGGATCGGCCGTGGTCACCGGGCGCCACGTAGAGGTCAATGACTTCTCGGATCTGGGCGGCAAGAGCGTTGCCGTGCCCTACTGGTACTCGATGCACAACGTGGTGATGCAGATGGCCCTGCGCGACGCCGGTCTGACCCCGGTGATCCGCGACCAGGGGGCGGCGCTGGAGTCGCACGAGGTCAACCTGATGCTGATGCCGCCGCCGGATATGCCGCCGGCCCTGGCCGCGCGCTCTATCGATGCCTTTATCGTGGCCGAGCCCTTCAACGCGGCAGGCGAGATGCTGGCCCACGGCAACCTGCTGCGCTTTACCGGCGACATCTGGAAGAATCACCCCTGTTGCGTGATCTGCATGAACGAACGCCTGACCAACCGCGAGCCGGAATGGACGCAGAAGGTCATGAACGCCGTGGTCCGCGCCCAGGGCACCATCCAGGAGGACAAGAAGGCGGTCGCCACCCTGCTCTCGCGTGACGGCAAGGGCTACCTGCCAATGCCAGCCGGTGTCGTCGAGCGGGCCATGACCAACTACACCAACGACTCCACCTACACCGACAGCGGCGCGATCCGCAACGCCGACTGGGGCAACGGTCGCATCGACTTCTCGCCCTGGCCCTATCCGTCCGCGACCAAGTATCTGGTCAGCGCGATGAACGAGACGCTGGTCGGTGGCGACACCACCTTCCTCCAGGACCTGGATCCCGATTTCGTGACCGAGGACCTGGTGAACTACGAGTTCGTCAAGAAGGCAATGGAGAAGCACACCGCCTGGCACGGCGCGCCCGGCGTAAACCTCGATTCGCCGTTCGAGCGCGAGGAGGTGATCGCGCTATGA
- a CDS encoding MBL fold metallo-hydrolase codes for MSLSVRILGASGGIGPNRRTTSILIDEDILIDAGSGVGDLTLGELQKVRHVFLTHSHLDHIGFLPMLADMVYSPDAPPIQIHALPATLRALRKHVFNWVIWPDFTCLPSPERPLLQFQAIQPGQQVMIGSREIHILPALHTVPAVGYGVMHNDGMGFAFTGDTSSSGALWDALNTLPYLDLLMIESGLPDKMDGMAELAKHYTPHRLADDLEALHHQPRIAITHLKPGHESAIRRQLQQSRHASRMVLLEGSERFELHAQNRALKVG; via the coding sequence ATGAGTCTCTCTGTCCGCATATTGGGCGCTAGTGGCGGCATCGGCCCCAACCGTCGCACGACATCGATTCTGATCGACGAAGATATCCTGATCGACGCCGGCAGTGGGGTCGGTGACCTGACTCTGGGCGAATTACAAAAGGTCCGTCACGTATTTCTGACCCATTCGCACCTCGACCACATCGGATTTCTGCCGATGCTCGCGGACATGGTGTATTCACCGGACGCGCCCCCCATCCAGATCCATGCGCTACCGGCCACCCTGCGGGCCCTGCGCAAGCACGTGTTCAACTGGGTGATCTGGCCAGACTTCACCTGTCTCCCCTCTCCCGAGCGGCCCCTGCTGCAGTTTCAGGCGATTCAGCCGGGGCAGCAGGTAATGATCGGATCGCGCGAGATTCATATCCTGCCTGCGCTGCATACGGTGCCCGCCGTGGGGTACGGCGTGATGCACAACGACGGCATGGGCTTCGCGTTCACCGGAGACACCTCGTCTTCCGGGGCCCTGTGGGATGCCTTGAATACCCTGCCCTATCTGGACTTGTTGATGATCGAGTCCGGGCTGCCGGACAAAATGGACGGCATGGCCGAGCTGGCCAAGCATTACACCCCGCATCGTCTTGCGGACGACCTGGAGGCGCTCCATCACCAGCCACGGATCGCCATCACACACCTGAAGCCCGGACATGAATCCGCCATCCGCCGGCAGCTCCAGCAGTCGCGGCATGCGAGCCGGATGGTGCTACTGGAAGGCAGCGAGCGGTTCGAACTGCATGCCCAGAACCGGGCCCTCAAGGTCGGATAG
- the ntrB gene encoding nitrate ABC transporter permease, which yields MLSNLNFRAGVLSVVILLFFLGVWQLATAPEVLMIQEEELSEYEMLTGGGGQRGSSGIPAPSEVISHAVSELSNPFYDAGPNDKGIGIQLGYSIYRVLLGFFLAALIAVPFGFVIGMSPLLNKAFDPFIQVLKPISPLAWMPLALFVIRDSNISAIFVIFICSIWPMLVNTAYGVASVRNDWLNVAKTHELSKVRTAFTVILPAAAPTILTGMRISIGIAWLVIVAAEMLVGGTGIGYYIWNQWNNLDLASVIFAIVMIGIIGFLLDLSLAQATKLVRYAD from the coding sequence ATGTTGAGCAATCTCAACTTTCGAGCCGGAGTACTTTCGGTTGTGATCCTGCTGTTCTTCCTGGGCGTGTGGCAGTTGGCCACCGCCCCGGAGGTCCTGATGATCCAGGAGGAAGAACTCAGCGAGTACGAAATGCTGACCGGGGGCGGCGGGCAACGCGGCTCCAGCGGCATCCCCGCACCGTCCGAGGTGATCAGCCACGCCGTTTCCGAGCTGAGCAACCCCTTCTACGATGCCGGCCCGAACGACAAGGGCATCGGCATCCAGCTGGGGTACTCGATCTACCGCGTCCTGCTGGGCTTCTTCCTGGCCGCACTGATCGCCGTTCCGTTCGGCTTCGTGATCGGCATGTCGCCGCTGTTGAACAAGGCCTTTGACCCGTTCATCCAGGTGCTCAAGCCCATATCGCCCCTGGCCTGGATGCCGCTGGCCCTGTTCGTGATCCGTGACTCGAACATCTCGGCGATCTTCGTGATCTTCATCTGTTCGATCTGGCCCATGCTGGTGAACACGGCCTACGGCGTCGCATCGGTGCGCAATGACTGGCTGAACGTGGCCAAGACCCACGAGCTGTCCAAGGTGCGCACGGCGTTCACCGTAATCCTGCCCGCCGCGGCCCCGACCATCCTGACCGGGATGCGCATCTCCATCGGCATCGCCTGGCTCGTGATTGTGGCCGCCGAGATGCTCGTGGGCGGCACCGGCATTGGCTACTACATCTGGAACCAGTGGAACAACCTCGACCTGGCCAGCGTGATCTTCGCGATCGTGATGATCGGCATCATCGGGTTCCTGCTGGATCTCAGCCTCGCCCAGGCCACCAAACTCGTGCGCTACGCCGACTAG